The Solanum pennellii chromosome 11, SPENNV200 sequence ctatctcaagcacgctatgtgtttgcatgtggaggcacaataatatcctggcgatcaatgaagcaaatgttgctatgcagaaataaaagtcctccatgaagcaagtcaaaagtgcgtctggttgagataaatgacacaccatattcaagaaatgtgtggtttttctttgaaaaagaatataccaaccacaatgtacgaagattggagacatcatcacaagaaattaagtgattttttaatcagggggagtataatacgcgttgcactctttttcccttgaccgaggttttttcccactgggttttcctggcaaggtttttaatgaggcaacaaatagtgcgtatcaaaagatatgtgtactctttttccttcactagaatttttttccacaggatttttcctagtaaggttttaacgaggcacattatctatggacatccaagggggagtgctACAAATCCATTGAACTAATTAAGTGGATTGTCCATTGGATATTCATGAATTACTTGTattcatgtatgtatatttCCAAGGTGATATGATCCTCTATGGATAAACATGTATCTATTAATTTGGTGACCTTtgggagtgatatctcaacactataaatagagacatcactcaccatttgaagtacacacttgaataagaagaaagtcttATCTTCCAtcttacttctcttgtctttatctctttatatttatattgccatgagcttaattttataataatacttatattgaaaattcaattaattttaatttgtatggtGTAGAATTTATTGAGGAGGAACCATTCattattaagatttttttagccttaaaaattcaaattcaaaatttttaattagaaatgaATGGATCATATTCATTCTCACCACAATTTTGATTGGTGACACTTTTATTTGTTTCATCTAccctctttcattttattttttccttgcTAAgtttttaaatggaaaaaaatatcttttattaaattatcaaataatatgaaattgttgtaaatccattgtatatgtggatgatccattagagttatccaacaattaattggattcatgtattagtgtttccaatgtgataagatatcaaggtgatatgaaccttgatgATAACTATGTAAATTTCAAGGTGACCTTTGactatgatatctcaacactataaatagagatatcattcaccattgtatgatatacttgaataagaaaattatctcctctatcttatacttcttgtctttttcttcttatattctgAGCTTTCTTTACAACACGTTATCTGCACGAAGttgctacttgcaaaggtattatataaatatttttatttgattcacATATTCTCTCATAATTACATTATGTCGAATTTATCCAAACTTGAGTTTGTGGCATTAGATATTTCTGAAGAATTATCTTTCATGGGTACTCGATGCTGAGATTCACTTGGCTGCTAAAGGTCTTGATGCCACTATTACTCAGGGAAATGAAGCATCGAGTCAAGATAAGGCGAAGGCTATGATTTTCCTTCGTCATCATCTTGATGAGGGCCTGAAGATTGAATATCTGACGGTAAAAGATCCACTTGAGTTGTGGACTGATTTAAAGGGGAGATATGACCACCTAAAGGCAACAGTGTTGCCAAGAGCTCGTTATGAGTGGATGCATTTACGGTTTCAAGATTTTAAGACCGTAATTGAATACAACTCTGCTGTATTCAGGATAACCTCCCAGTTAAAATTATGTGGGGAGACTATAAAAGATGAGGACATGTTGGAAAAGACACTTACTACTTTCCATGCCTCAAATGTGATATTGCAGCAGCAATATCGTGAAAAGGGTTTTCAGAAATATTCTGAACTAATCTCATGTCTTTTGGTGGCTGAGCAACATAATgctcttttaatgaaaaatcatgaagctCGTCCCACTGGAGCTGCTCCATTACCGGAGGCAAATGTGGTGGAAGCACGTGATCAATCTGAAGTAAAAAGAGATGATCATCGGGGCTATAATAATGCACGGGGACGTGGCAAAGATAAAAGACGATACACTAATCGTCAAGGTGGTGGTCATAATAAAAGGGAGAACAACATGAGTTCTCAAAATAACCCCTCAAAAAGTAATTGTCGTCGTTGTGGCATGAAAGGCCATTGGAAGAATGAATGTCGCACACATGAGCATTTTGTAAGGCTCtatcaaaattcttttaaaaagaaaggaaataaaagtggtGCTTCCTCTTCCAATACTCGAGCTGAGTCACATATGACTCTTAAAGATGATGATAAGCCGGGAACATCTCAGAAATATGATAAGGATATTGAAGCAAATTTGGCTTTAAAGGATGATGTTTTTGATGGCCTTGGTGACATTACTCATATGGAAGTTGATGACTTCTTTGGAGATCGAAACTGATGTTTGATCTTTTAGCTGGGGAATGAAGTctgttaatattttacttatgtatttttaattattatgttattcatgttgaagtatttaaatttccgttgttaattttgtttcttccttcttttgatgtattttattttaatgaaaattaatagaaatccCCAGTTGTCAGTTGGATTCAAGATGAGTAATGGAGATGTATGCCTTCTTGATAGTGCTACAACgcatacaatattaaaagaaaagaaatacttttctaatttggttatgaaaatggcatatgtcaacacaatatcaggtagtacaaaattaattgagggcTCTGGAAGAGCGACCTTATTACTACCTGGAGGGACAATATTAAGCATTGATAATGCATtatattgtagtaagtctcaaagaaacttattaagtttcaaagttattcgccaaaatggctatcatgttgagacggctaatgaaggaaaggttgaatacctttacattactacaattaatgtagagaagaaaattgtgcatgaaaaATTACCTGCACTTTCTTCTGGGTTGTACTATACAAGTATAAGTACAGTTGAATCACATGCCGTAGTAAACAAAaggtttactaattttaatgattttatcatttggcatGACCGGTTGGGCCATCCCGGATTTAATATGATGCGCAAAATcattgagaattcacatgggCACACCTTAAAGAGCCCAAATATCCTTCAATCAAAGGAATTCTCTTGTGCTGCTTGTTCTCAAGGAAAGTTGATCATTAAACCATCAACAGTTAAGGTTGGAATTGAATCCCCTGCGTTTCTGGAACGTATACAGGGTGATATATGTGGACCAATTCAACCTGCATGTGGaccctttaaatattatatggtcttgataGATGCTTCTACAAGATGGTCACATGTGTGTTTATTATCAACTCGCAACATGGCTTTTGCGAGATTGCTggctcaaataataagattgaaaGCACAATTTCCAGACTATACAATAAAGACAATCCGTCTAGATAATGCTGGTGAGTTTACATCTCAggcatttaatgattattgtatgtCTACTGGTATAACAGTTGAACATCCAGTTGCGCATGTTCACACTCAAAACGGTCTAGCAGAATCATTGATTAAACGTCTGCAATTGATAGCTAGACCATTACTAATGAGAACAAAGTTATCTGTGTCTATGTGGGGGCATGCTATTTTGCATGCAGCAGCACTTGTGCGCATAAGGCCGACcaattatcatgaattctcCCCATTACAATTGACTTTTGGTCAAGAGCCAAACATTTCCCATCTTAGAGTTTTTGGATGTGCGGTGTATGTCCCAATTGCTCCACCACAACGCACAAAGATGGGGCCCCAAAGAAGGTTGGGgatatatgttgggtatgaatctccttcaatcataaaatatttggagcctatgactggagatttatttaaggcaagatttgctgattgtcattttgatgaatcagtatacccaacattagggggagaacaTAAGTCGTTGGGAAAAGAGATAGATTGGAATTCATCAACTCTATCTCATCTGGATCCTCGAACAAACCAATGTGAGCAAGAAgttcaaagaataatttatttgcagaaCATTGCAAATCAGCTACCAGATGCATTTACTAATCTTCCAAGGATTACTAAATCGCATATTCCAGCTGTTAATGCTCCAGTTCGAGTTGATATCCCGACGGAACAAATTGTTAAGGCAAATGAGTCTAGACCACATTTAAAGCGTGGTAGACCAATTGGTTCCAAAGATAAAAATCCTCgaaagagaaaaggaataaatgatcAAGATAATCATGggttgaaagaaatttctcaagaTGAGACCCAAGTGATAACACatgatgatgaggaggttcgaacttctgaaaataatgaaatttcaatGAATTATGTCTCGACGAGAAAGTTGTGGAACCGaaataatgttgtgattgacaacatatttgcctataatgttgctattgaaataatgcaacaagatgaagattttgagCCAAAATCTGTTCACGAATGTAGACagagaaatgattggccaaaatggaaggaTGCAATTCAAGCTGAATTGGCTTCACTAGAAAAACGTGAAGTTTTTGGACCGATAATCCGAACACCTGAAGGTATCAAgccagtggggtacaaatgggtttttgtacgaaaaagaaatgagaaaggtGAAGTCATGAGATATAAGGCCCGACTCTTTGCTCAAGGTTTTTCTCAAAGACCTGGCATTGATTATATGGAGACATATTCTCCAGTGGTAGATGCAATCACCTTCAGATATCTCATAAATCTGGCagttcatgaaaaacttgaaatgcGTCTAATAGACGTTGTCACAGCCTATCTATATGGCTCATTGGaccacaacattttcatgaaaattcctAAAGCATTCAAAGTGCCTGAAGCATACAAAGATTCAAGAGAAACttgttcaataaagcttcagaaATCTCTGTATGGATTGAAACAATCAGGAAGGATGTGGTACAATCGTCTGAGTgaatatttgttaaagaaagGGTACAAAAATGATCCGATTTGTCCCTGCATTTTCATTAAACGGTCGGGGTCTGAATTTGTAATAATAgctgtgtatgttgatgatttgaacatCATTGGAACTCGTAAAGAGCTTTTAGAAGCTGTTGAATGTCtgaaaaaaagattttgaatgaAAGATCTcggcaagacaaaattttgtcttggtcTACAGATTGAGAATTTGTCAAATGGAGTACTTGTTCATCAATCAACGTACACAGAAAAGATACTaaagcgtttttacatggataacTCCCAtccattgagtaccccaatggtGGTAAGATCGCTTGAAATCAATACAGATCCATTTCAACCTCAAgagaatgatgaagagcttcttggtgatgaaactccttATCTTAGTGTGATCGGGGCACTAATGTACCTTGCTAACAATACTCGACTAGATATCTGTTTTGCAGTAAGgctactggcaagattcagttcctccccaacaaaaagacattggAATGGTGTTAAACACATACTTTGATATCTTCGAGGGACCATGGacatgggtttattctattccaaTGAATCCAAATCAGaattgattggttacgcagatgcaggGTATTTATCAgatccgcataaagctcgaTCAAAAACAGGCTATTTGTTTAATGTGGAGACACGGCAATAtcttggcgatcaatgaagcaaacatTGGTagccacttcttcaaatcatacaGAAATAATAGccatccatgaagcaagtcgagagtgcgtctggttgagatcaatgacccatcatattcaggaaatgtgtggtttttctttgaaaaagaatataccaaccacaatgtacgaagataaCGCTGCATGTATAGCTCAAT is a genomic window containing:
- the LOC107003824 gene encoding uncharacterized protein LOC107003824, which gives rise to MMFVVFGGGEEGNLGRSGGYIFLKNYLSWVLDAEIHLAAKGLDATITQGNEASSQDKAKAMIFLRHHLDEGLKIEYLTVKDPLELWTDLKGRYDHLKATVLPRARYEWMHLRFQDFKTVIEYNSAVFRITSQLKLCGETIKDEDMLEKTLTTFHASNVILQQQYREKGFQKYSELISCLLVAEQHNALLMKNHEARPTGAAPLPEANVVEARDQSEVKRDDHRGYNNARGRGKDKRRYTNRQGGGHNKRENNMSSQNNPSKSNCRRCGMKGHWKNECRTHEHFVRLYQNSFKKKGNKSGASSSNTRAESHMTLKDDDKPGTSQKYDKDIEANLALKDDVFDGLGDITHMEVDDFFGDRN